A part of Candidatus Electrothrix aestuarii genomic DNA contains:
- a CDS encoding HypC/HybG/HupF family hydrogenase formation chaperone produces the protein MCLAIPGKLTEIYQKDKLRMAKIDFGGVAKEICLEFVPEAELGDYALVHAGFAISLMNETEAQENIQLIQEVSRFDDEVS, from the coding sequence ATGTGTCTTGCTATCCCAGGAAAACTCACAGAAATATATCAGAAGGATAAACTCCGTATGGCCAAGATCGACTTTGGCGGTGTAGCCAAGGAGATCTGCCTGGAATTTGTCCCTGAAGCGGAATTAGGCGATTACGCCCTGGTCCATGCAGGCTTTGCCATCAGCCTGATGAACGAGACCGAGGCCCAGGAAAATATCCAGCTGATTCAGGAGGTCTCGCGCTTTGACGATGAAGTATCTTGA
- the hypD gene encoding hydrogenase formation protein HypD, protein MKYLDEYRDPAQVKTLLQKIEELVSQHWVIMEICGGQTHSFLRHGLNTLLPPQVELVHGPGCPVCVTPLEQIDKAIAIASRPEVIFTSYGDMLRVPGSSTDLFSVRAKGGDVRVVYSPLEAVQLAEAHPDKEVVFFAIGFETTAPANAMAVLLAQRKGITNFSIITAQVRVPPAMEAILQAESCRVQGFLAAGHVCAVMGFHEYLPLAEKYQVPIVVTGFEPVDLLQGLYATIRQLEAGQAQVENQYQRAVSEQGNQAAQQSIEKAFQPVDRKWRGIGTIPQSGWGLRPELTAFDAELKFEVQDILTQESPLCIAGEILQGLKKTVECPAFCSECTPQNPLGAPMVSSEGACAAYYRYHR, encoded by the coding sequence ATGAAGTATCTTGACGAATACCGCGACCCAGCCCAGGTCAAGACCCTGCTCCAGAAGATAGAGGAACTTGTCAGCCAGCACTGGGTGATCATGGAGATCTGCGGCGGCCAGACCCACTCCTTTCTTCGCCACGGCCTGAATACCCTCCTGCCCCCACAGGTTGAGTTGGTCCACGGTCCTGGCTGCCCGGTCTGCGTGACCCCGCTGGAGCAAATTGACAAGGCCATTGCCATTGCCTCCCGTCCCGAGGTCATCTTCACCTCCTACGGTGATATGTTGCGGGTGCCCGGTTCCAGCACGGATCTCTTTTCCGTGCGCGCCAAGGGAGGCGACGTGCGGGTGGTCTACTCGCCCCTGGAGGCGGTCCAGCTTGCCGAGGCCCATCCTGACAAGGAGGTGGTCTTCTTTGCCATCGGCTTTGAGACCACGGCCCCGGCCAATGCAATGGCGGTCCTGCTGGCCCAGCGGAAGGGAATCACTAACTTCTCTATCATCACGGCTCAGGTTCGGGTACCGCCAGCAATGGAGGCCATTCTTCAGGCCGAATCCTGCCGGGTTCAGGGTTTTCTGGCGGCAGGCCATGTCTGCGCAGTCATGGGCTTCCACGAATATCTCCCTCTGGCGGAAAAATACCAAGTACCCATCGTGGTGACCGGCTTTGAGCCTGTTGATCTGCTCCAGGGTCTGTACGCAACTATCAGGCAACTGGAAGCAGGACAGGCCCAGGTGGAAAATCAATACCAGCGTGCGGTCAGTGAACAAGGCAATCAGGCGGCCCAACAGAGCATCGAAAAAGCCTTCCAGCCTGTTGACCGCAAATGGCGCGGCATCGGCACTATCCCGCAAAGTGGCTGGGGCCTGCGCCCTGAGCTGACTGCCTTTGATGCGGAATTAAAATTTGAGGTCCAGGATATCCTCACCCAGGAATCACCGCTCTGCATTGCAGGTGAGATCCTCCAGGGTCTGAAAAAAACCGTGGAATGCCCTGCCTTTTGCTCAGAATGCACACCGCAGAATCCACTCGGAGCCCCTATGGTTTCCTCGGAAGGGGCCTGCGCGGCCTATTACAGGTACCATCGATAG
- the hypE gene encoding hydrogenase expression/formation protein HypE, translating to MDKPNFAGAACPTPHQAKETVLLGHGSGGTLSRELVEQVFLPELGEAAPRTLDDAAIIETAKQGQRLALSTDSHVVEPLFFPGGDIGHLAVCGTVNDLAMMGARPLALTCGFILEEGLPFATLRQVLASMRVAAEEAGIYFAAGDTKVVQRGSADKMFINTSGVGVVDQGVQVSGANARPGDVIIVSGTLGDHGITVLATREGLGFETDLASDAAPLNHLVQAMLAAGTIHVLRDPTRGGLATSLVEISEQSQVTLLIEEDKLPVKPAVRAACEMLGFDPLFIANEGKLVAFVPLEDAEAVLATMRQTKYGEDATIIGRVLEAGKAQVQLRTAIGGTRLLDMLPGELLPRIC from the coding sequence ATGGATAAACCGAATTTTGCAGGTGCTGCCTGCCCTACCCCGCATCAAGCCAAAGAAACCGTCCTGCTCGGACACGGCTCTGGCGGCACCCTGAGCCGGGAGCTGGTTGAACAGGTCTTTCTCCCGGAGCTGGGTGAGGCAGCCCCGCGCACCCTGGACGATGCCGCAATCATTGAGACGGCGAAGCAGGGACAACGCCTCGCCCTGAGCACGGATTCTCATGTGGTTGAACCGCTTTTCTTTCCCGGCGGAGATATCGGTCATCTGGCCGTCTGCGGGACCGTCAATGATCTGGCAATGATGGGGGCAAGGCCCTTGGCACTGACCTGCGGCTTTATCCTGGAAGAGGGTCTGCCCTTTGCCACTCTCCGGCAGGTGCTGGCCTCCATGCGGGTCGCTGCTGAGGAGGCTGGTATTTACTTTGCTGCGGGCGACACTAAGGTGGTGCAGCGCGGTAGTGCTGATAAGATGTTCATCAATACCTCCGGGGTCGGCGTGGTGGATCAGGGCGTACAGGTCTCCGGGGCCAATGCCCGACCTGGAGATGTCATCATTGTCTCCGGCACTCTGGGTGACCACGGCATCACCGTGCTGGCGACCCGTGAGGGACTGGGTTTTGAGACCGATCTGGCAAGCGATGCAGCTCCGCTTAACCATCTGGTCCAGGCCATGCTGGCCGCCGGAACGATCCATGTGCTCCGTGATCCCACCCGAGGTGGGCTGGCAACCTCCCTGGTGGAGATCTCCGAGCAATCCCAGGTCACCCTGCTGATTGAGGAGGACAAGCTCCCGGTAAAACCTGCGGTTCGGGCAGCCTGTGAAATGTTGGGCTTTGATCCGCTCTTTATCGCCAATGAGGGCAAGCTGGTCGCCTTTGTCCCACTGGAGGATGCTGAGGCCGTGCTGGCCACCATGCGTCAGACCAAGTACGGGGAAGATGCTACGATTATAGGGCGGGTTCTTGAGGCAGGAAAGGCACAGGTGCAGCTCCGAACAGCTATCGGCGGCACCCGGCTTTTGGATATGCTACCTGGAGAGCTGCTGCCGAGGATTTGTTAA